One window from the genome of Sandaracinaceae bacterium encodes:
- a CDS encoding tetratricopeptide repeat protein: protein MPTLRPSAPPPDSTPEQALLAALRSSRPEQRQQAAERGLALGPGVTRDTQVLLLRQLYLAHVELRQLRRAAEIATRAAALGPLQDIAWHDASRALSALGEGHEALLTQRRAARSAPPERRSFQLWGLATLQHHAGDVDAALATLQKAMRSAQRDRALLRAHAAYIRLDAGRPARNLRRTLDTLRASPNAEGYGRFLLGMIAHLMGDQREAIVHLQAFLRRNADAGLAKELTLREELRRARAVLAKIDSH from the coding sequence ATGCCGACCCTGAGACCCTCCGCGCCACCTCCGGACTCGACCCCCGAGCAAGCCTTGCTCGCGGCGCTCCGGTCTAGTCGGCCGGAGCAGCGTCAGCAGGCCGCCGAACGTGGCCTCGCCCTGGGGCCCGGCGTCACGCGGGATACCCAGGTGTTGCTGCTGCGTCAGCTCTACCTGGCGCACGTGGAGCTCCGGCAGCTGCGCCGCGCCGCGGAGATCGCCACACGGGCCGCCGCGCTGGGGCCGCTCCAAGACATCGCCTGGCACGACGCCAGCCGAGCCCTCTCAGCGCTCGGGGAGGGCCACGAGGCGCTGCTCACCCAACGTCGGGCCGCGCGCAGCGCTCCGCCCGAGCGGCGCAGTTTCCAGCTCTGGGGGTTGGCCACGTTGCAGCATCACGCGGGCGACGTCGACGCCGCCCTGGCCACGCTCCAGAAGGCCATGCGCAGCGCGCAGCGCGACCGCGCGCTCCTGCGGGCCCACGCCGCGTACATCCGCCTCGACGCGGGGCGCCCGGCCCGCAACTTGCGCCGCACCCTCGATACCTTGCGCGCCTCGCCCAACGCCGAGGGCTACGGTCGGTTCCTCCTCGGTATGATCGCGCACCTCATGGGAGACCAGCGCGAGGCCATCGTGCACCTGCAGGCCTTCTTGCGCCGCAACGCCGACGCGGGGCTGGCCAAGGAGCTCACGCTGCGCGAAGAGCTGCGGCGTGCGCGCGCCGTGCTGGCGAAAATCGACAGCCACTGA
- a CDS encoding cyclic nucleotide-binding domain-containing protein: MSQATPVDAASPYAALFAGDEEGALRSAMAALSAEPLDLASLALLARVLGERGRRDAAAAAHKRVVTQLINRGDLPGATAAALDAQAAGEAGAGEAFEKIAQAFGKGSKRIADVSPSPPPLPTRKTIAPDVMKASGDALLDQAEEALLNAADAPDPVAAGKVPELPLFSALTPPALRELLEAFELRDVTRGEEVIAQHEEGTEAYVVVRGLLEVARTEDGETLALAHLGPGAIFGEMALVSDAPRAALVRALETSQLLCVRRETLEALAATTPAIGEQLGEFCRARMLANLVRSSAILSAVGPEERNQIIDLFGTRSFDRGETLVTEGDEAAGLFLIASGGVSVIGKDGDGDDIVLAELGPGDVVGEISLVLRRPATATVVAAHPTIALELTRDRFQAAIRQHPMLLTELYDVAVKREEETRSVVAQEALDVSDVVLI, translated from the coding sequence ATGAGCCAAGCCACCCCGGTTGACGCGGCCAGCCCCTACGCCGCTTTGTTTGCAGGAGACGAGGAAGGGGCGCTGCGCTCCGCCATGGCCGCGCTGAGTGCCGAGCCCCTGGACCTCGCGTCACTCGCGTTGCTCGCACGCGTGCTCGGTGAGCGCGGCCGTCGAGACGCGGCTGCCGCAGCTCACAAGCGCGTGGTCACACAGCTCATCAACCGAGGCGACCTCCCTGGTGCCACGGCCGCTGCACTCGATGCGCAGGCGGCCGGTGAGGCCGGTGCCGGAGAGGCATTCGAGAAGATCGCGCAGGCGTTCGGCAAAGGCAGCAAGCGCATCGCGGACGTGTCGCCCTCACCGCCCCCGCTGCCCACGCGCAAGACCATCGCGCCCGACGTCATGAAGGCCAGCGGCGATGCGCTGCTGGACCAGGCCGAAGAAGCATTGCTCAACGCCGCCGACGCACCGGACCCCGTGGCCGCCGGGAAGGTGCCCGAGCTGCCGCTCTTCTCCGCGCTCACTCCGCCGGCACTGCGTGAGCTGCTGGAGGCGTTCGAGCTGCGTGACGTGACGCGTGGGGAAGAGGTCATCGCGCAGCACGAAGAGGGCACCGAGGCCTATGTGGTGGTGCGCGGGCTGCTCGAGGTGGCGCGCACCGAAGACGGCGAGACGCTCGCGCTGGCGCACCTCGGGCCCGGCGCCATCTTCGGCGAGATGGCGCTGGTGAGCGACGCCCCGCGCGCCGCGCTGGTGCGCGCTCTCGAGACCAGCCAGCTGCTGTGTGTGCGCCGCGAGACGCTCGAGGCGCTGGCCGCCACCACGCCGGCCATCGGGGAGCAGCTGGGCGAGTTCTGCCGTGCGCGCATGCTCGCCAACCTGGTCCGCTCGAGCGCCATCCTGAGCGCCGTGGGCCCCGAGGAGCGCAACCAGATCATCGACCTCTTCGGCACCCGCTCGTTCGACCGTGGCGAGACGCTGGTAACGGAGGGCGACGAGGCCGCCGGGCTCTTCCTCATCGCGAGCGGTGGCGTGAGCGTCATCGGCAAGGACGGCGACGGCGACGACATCGTGCTCGCCGAGCTAGGGCCCGGCGACGTGGTGGGCGAGATCTCGCTGGTGCTGCGGCGCCCGGCCACGGCCACCGTGGTGGCGGCCCACCCCACCATCGCGCTCGAGCTCACGCGCGACCGCTTCCAGGCGGCCATCCGGCAGCACCCCATGCTGCTCACCGAGCTCTACGACGTGGCGGTGAAGCGCGAAGAAGAGACCCGCAGCGTGGTGGCCCAGGAGGCGCTGGACGTGTCGGACGTGGTGCTCATCTGA
- a CDS encoding PPOX class F420-dependent oxidoreductase — MTHPFDPIASAQYINLTTFRKNGERKATPIWVAVSEGRAYVWTQRDTWKVKRLLANPSCEMTPCNVNGKKNLGATVAGKARVLQPGETAVAKHAFKKKYGLSFITGEFFGRIRPGSDHAYIEITPA, encoded by the coding sequence ATGACGCACCCCTTCGACCCGATCGCCAGCGCGCAGTACATCAACCTCACCACGTTTCGGAAGAACGGGGAGCGCAAGGCCACGCCCATCTGGGTGGCCGTGAGCGAGGGCCGCGCCTACGTGTGGACGCAGCGCGACACGTGGAAGGTGAAGCGCTTGCTGGCCAACCCCTCGTGCGAGATGACGCCGTGCAACGTGAACGGCAAGAAGAACCTGGGCGCCACCGTGGCCGGCAAGGCCCGCGTCCTCCAGCCGGGCGAGACCGCCGTGGCCAAGCACGCCTTCAAGAAGAAGTACGGCCTGAGCTTCATCACCGGCGAGTTCTTCGGCCGCATCCGCCCCGGCTCCGACCACGCCTACATCGAGATCACCCCGGCCTGA
- a CDS encoding DUF423 domain-containing protein encodes MERALMMMAGVHGFLAVALGAFGAHGLRASLAELEDGARRLEWWSTAAQYHLVHALAIGVAALLMARAPGPAAVAGVAFSVGAVVFSGSLYTMTLTGIRGLGAVTPLGGLAFLVGWAALTVAGWQLR; translated from the coding sequence ATGGAACGCGCACTGATGATGATGGCTGGGGTGCATGGCTTCCTCGCGGTGGCGCTGGGCGCGTTTGGGGCCCACGGGCTGCGCGCGAGCCTGGCGGAGCTGGAAGATGGTGCGCGGCGCCTCGAGTGGTGGAGCACTGCTGCTCAGTATCACCTCGTGCACGCGCTGGCGATCGGCGTGGCCGCCCTCCTGATGGCACGGGCCCCAGGGCCTGCTGCGGTGGCTGGTGTGGCCTTCTCGGTGGGCGCGGTGGTGTTCTCGGGCAGCCTCTACACGATGACGCTGACCGGCATCCGCGGGCTGGGAGCGGTCACGCCGCTCGGCGGGCTCGCGTTCCTGGTGGGCTGGGCCGCGCTCACGGTCGCAGGCTGGCAGCTTCGCTGA
- a CDS encoding S9 family peptidase, translating to MTGPGETDPLMGLNADAQAGAVTDVLHGVPVPDPFRSLELDTEDTHRWVEAQNAHTLATLAPHQRAEREARLRELLSIDALGEAQLEGDTLLFYRRSGAEEQGAYFVAHAPDFVPVAAPVLRAEAFGERASIDYTYLSPGGRFVAFGVSQNGDERSTLRVLDVQTRALLPDTITHAKWSRVSWLGDDSGFYYTRYPAEHDADFPHDDPARVDTYGSRVYRHRLGEAPTADPLIFAASDPTEFPSVGVTPDGQHLILAVSRGWSANDLWLARRGPNDHPVDVTPIIVGEEARTAATVHAGQLLLVTNREAPRYKVLRTPVALNSPALADAARWQVLVPESDAVLNEWVVQGDSLLLAYTRGLDAALVEFPLGAGLSSIPPLPRDLPLPPGGELGELTTDRAGRHALFSFSGYRTPPAIFLRSGAADPAPIVRVTTDVDLEGFDYEVVQVRSADGTEVPMQLLSRRGMARDGNNPVLLYGYGGFNVSLLPAFQRNLLYWLERGGVYAVANLRGGGELGEAWHRAGSRENKQRVFEDFEACIRYLRTSGISRPARIAITGGSNGGLLMGAMLTRVPSEVGAVVSYVGLYDMLRYHHFPPAEIWEPEYMSSDSPEGFAVLHAYSPYHRIPDAVALPATLIETADHDSRVYWGHSTKFAARLQVSNTSAASVLFYMEREQGHGAGRRLSDTVARYTRFYTFIEHALGVE from the coding sequence GTGACCGGGCCGGGGGAGACCGACCCGCTCATGGGCCTGAACGCCGACGCCCAGGCGGGCGCGGTGACCGACGTGCTGCACGGTGTGCCGGTGCCGGACCCCTTCCGCTCGCTCGAGCTGGACACCGAGGACACCCACCGCTGGGTGGAAGCGCAGAACGCACACACCCTCGCCACGCTTGCACCGCACCAGCGCGCCGAGCGCGAGGCGCGCCTGCGTGAGCTGCTGTCCATCGACGCTCTGGGCGAGGCCCAGCTCGAGGGGGACACGCTCCTCTTCTACCGCCGCTCCGGCGCCGAGGAGCAGGGCGCCTACTTCGTGGCCCACGCGCCCGACTTCGTCCCCGTCGCCGCCCCGGTGCTGAGGGCCGAGGCGTTCGGCGAGCGCGCGTCCATCGACTACACCTACCTCTCGCCGGGCGGTCGCTTCGTGGCGTTCGGGGTCTCGCAGAACGGCGACGAGCGCTCCACGCTGCGCGTCCTCGACGTCCAGACCCGCGCGCTGCTCCCCGACACCATCACCCACGCCAAGTGGAGCCGCGTGTCCTGGCTGGGCGACGACAGCGGCTTCTACTACACGCGCTACCCCGCCGAGCACGACGCCGACTTCCCGCACGACGACCCGGCGCGCGTGGACACCTATGGCTCGCGTGTGTACCGGCACCGGCTGGGTGAGGCCCCCACCGCCGACCCGCTCATCTTCGCGGCCAGCGACCCCACCGAGTTCCCGAGCGTGGGCGTGACGCCGGATGGACAGCACCTGATCCTGGCCGTCTCGCGCGGCTGGTCCGCCAACGACCTGTGGCTCGCCCGCCGCGGTCCCAACGACCACCCCGTGGACGTCACCCCCATCATCGTGGGCGAAGAGGCCCGCACCGCCGCGACGGTCCACGCGGGCCAGCTGCTGTTGGTGACCAACCGCGAAGCTCCGCGCTACAAGGTGCTGCGCACCCCCGTGGCGTTGAACAGCCCCGCGCTCGCCGACGCCGCGCGCTGGCAGGTGCTGGTCCCCGAGTCCGACGCCGTGCTCAACGAGTGGGTGGTGCAGGGCGACTCGCTACTCCTGGCCTACACGCGCGGCCTCGACGCGGCGCTCGTGGAGTTTCCGCTCGGGGCTGGCCTCTCCAGCATTCCGCCGCTCCCGCGTGACCTGCCGCTGCCGCCCGGCGGTGAGCTGGGCGAGCTGACCACCGACCGCGCGGGCCGCCACGCGCTCTTCTCGTTCAGCGGCTATCGCACTCCGCCGGCCATCTTCCTGCGCAGCGGCGCAGCCGACCCCGCGCCCATCGTGCGCGTGACCACCGACGTGGACCTCGAGGGCTTCGACTACGAGGTGGTGCAGGTGCGCTCCGCCGACGGCACCGAGGTGCCCATGCAGCTGCTCTCGCGCCGAGGCATGGCACGCGACGGCAACAACCCCGTGCTGCTCTACGGCTACGGCGGCTTCAACGTGTCGCTGCTGCCCGCGTTCCAACGCAACCTGCTCTACTGGCTCGAGCGCGGCGGCGTCTACGCGGTGGCCAACCTGCGCGGCGGCGGGGAGCTGGGCGAGGCCTGGCACCGCGCGGGCAGCCGGGAGAACAAGCAGCGCGTGTTCGAGGACTTCGAGGCCTGCATCCGCTACCTGCGCACGTCTGGGATCAGCCGCCCCGCGCGCATCGCCATCACGGGCGGCAGCAACGGCGGTCTGCTGATGGGCGCCATGCTCACGCGCGTGCCGAGCGAGGTGGGCGCGGTGGTCTCCTACGTGGGCCTCTACGACATGCTGCGCTACCACCACTTCCCGCCCGCCGAGATCTGGGAACCCGAGTACATGAGCAGCGACTCACCCGAGGGCTTCGCCGTCCTCCACGCCTACAGCCCGTACCACCGCATCCCAGACGCCGTGGCGCTGCCGGCCACGTTGATCGAGACCGCCGATCACGACAGCCGCGTGTACTGGGGCCACTCCACCAAGTTCGCGGCGCGCCTGCAGGTGAGCAACACCTCGGCCGCGTCGGTGCTCTTCTACATGGAGCGCGAGCAGGGCCACGGCGCCGGTCGCCGCCTGAGCGACACGGTGGCCCGCTACACGCGCTTCTACACGTTCATCGAGCACGCGCTGGGGGTCGAGTGA
- a CDS encoding serine hydrolase, with protein sequence MAASLLLLGALLPVPAARGRTPSVTEATPPLRTGDADLRSGTCTPGPTHVDRGDDYVERLLRAHPEQFAEVLANAEDLRAQILVSEVVRDAAGRPCIRSYGYRLNAEYFYPASAIKTVAAVGSLLTFQAHSEAPELVTAPLSLSARTARLTNGETVETSARKGNTTLRAEIERTLVVSNNRGFNVLFDVAGMELMNRAMWGAGLTSVRMQHRLEVTELPSDSHRFAPEVRVGRGSARQVVARERTASVAFRNSLQLDMPRTGVGVAHLDSDTRQRIEHPLDFRRKNYISLRDLQRIVLDVVDPRLDGADTDLPLTAANRALLREIMGSRPPAARRTTVEDAEARFKPLTPGISRVVPRADYEYVNKAGRAWGFHLESAYVHHLVTGRAFFVAVTLYVDRDGLMNDNRADYDRVSFPFCVNLGELLARELLLDP encoded by the coding sequence GTGGCTGCCTCCCTCCTGCTCCTCGGCGCGCTGCTCCCGGTGCCCGCCGCGCGGGGGCGCACGCCCTCGGTGACCGAGGCAACACCGCCGTTGCGCACGGGGGACGCCGATCTGCGCTCCGGCACCTGCACGCCGGGCCCCACCCACGTGGACCGCGGCGACGACTACGTGGAGCGCCTCCTGCGTGCGCACCCCGAGCAGTTCGCCGAGGTGCTGGCCAACGCCGAGGACCTGCGCGCGCAGATCCTGGTGAGCGAGGTGGTGCGCGACGCTGCCGGCCGCCCCTGCATCCGCAGCTACGGCTACCGCCTGAACGCGGAGTACTTCTACCCCGCCAGCGCCATCAAGACGGTGGCCGCCGTGGGGTCGCTGCTCACGTTCCAGGCGCACTCGGAGGCACCCGAGCTCGTGACCGCGCCGCTCTCGCTCTCGGCCCGCACGGCGCGGCTGACCAACGGCGAGACGGTGGAGACCAGCGCGCGCAAGGGCAACACCACGCTGCGCGCGGAGATCGAGCGCACGCTGGTGGTGTCCAACAACCGCGGCTTCAACGTGCTGTTCGACGTGGCCGGCATGGAGCTCATGAACCGCGCCATGTGGGGCGCCGGCCTCACCAGCGTGCGCATGCAGCACCGCCTCGAGGTCACCGAGCTGCCCTCGGACTCGCATCGCTTCGCGCCCGAGGTGCGCGTGGGCCGCGGCAGCGCGCGGCAGGTGGTGGCGCGCGAGCGCACGGCGTCGGTGGCCTTCCGCAACAGCCTGCAGCTGGACATGCCGCGCACGGGCGTGGGCGTGGCGCACCTCGACTCGGACACGCGCCAGCGCATCGAGCACCCGCTCGACTTCCGGCGCAAGAACTACATCTCGCTGCGTGATCTCCAGCGCATCGTGCTGGACGTGGTGGACCCCCGCCTCGACGGCGCGGACACCGACCTCCCGCTGACCGCCGCGAACCGTGCGCTGCTGCGCGAGATCATGGGCAGCCGCCCGCCCGCCGCGCGGCGCACCACCGTCGAAGACGCCGAGGCGCGCTTCAAGCCGCTCACGCCGGGTATCAGCCGCGTGGTCCCGCGCGCCGACTACGAGTACGTCAACAAAGCCGGCCGCGCGTGGGGCTTCCACCTCGAGAGCGCCTACGTGCACCACCTCGTCACGGGCCGCGCCTTCTTCGTGGCCGTCACGCTCTACGTGGACCGGGACGGGCTCATGAACGACAACCGCGCCGACTACGACCGCGTCTCGTTCCCCTTCTGCGTGAACCTGGGCGAGCTGCTGGCGCGTGAGCTGCTGCTCGACCCGTAG
- a CDS encoding MFS transporter, which translates to MRTLTSLCVLSFLVNLGYGIVLPVLPTLAHATPVDVGFMYSIFSAAKLVALLIGGAAADRVGAERVLRWGVVAYAVSLAGLGWADSVSSVLVFRAVEGLAVGVVVPAVSAIVLSTGDAPDFTRRHGIVLGVGGAGMVVGPLVGFAVGRESVRPAMLATAGVTLLAAWLVPKLAAHVRASSAGPVSLARELLGYARSGVFVILVLPLAFGKLAFGLLQPLLPLHAERIALTDLEVAALFGATGVLFALMQPVAGVVRRRFSARGMTAAFAALAALAFVAMAFWLGKLGFVGSYLAYVVFGSLLFAANSGLVGETYHEAQDDHGKVFGAMHAVTDLGMLVGPPVLLALYEHDAALSFLALTGLGVVATGIFALGTRSRAPS; encoded by the coding sequence ATGCGCACCCTCACCAGCCTCTGCGTCCTCTCCTTCCTGGTGAACCTCGGCTACGGCATCGTGCTGCCGGTGCTGCCCACGTTGGCGCACGCCACCCCCGTGGACGTGGGCTTCATGTACTCCATCTTCTCGGCGGCGAAGCTAGTCGCGCTGCTGATCGGGGGTGCGGCGGCCGACCGCGTCGGGGCAGAGCGCGTCTTGCGGTGGGGCGTGGTGGCCTATGCGGTGTCCCTCGCTGGTCTCGGCTGGGCAGACAGCGTGAGCAGCGTGCTGGTCTTCCGGGCCGTGGAGGGGCTGGCCGTGGGCGTGGTGGTGCCAGCGGTCTCGGCCATCGTGCTCTCCACGGGCGACGCACCGGACTTCACGCGACGGCACGGCATCGTGCTGGGCGTGGGCGGCGCCGGCATGGTGGTGGGTCCGCTGGTGGGGTTCGCGGTGGGCCGCGAGAGCGTTCGCCCCGCGATGTTGGCGACCGCCGGTGTGACGCTGCTGGCCGCGTGGCTGGTGCCCAAGCTCGCGGCCCACGTGCGGGCGAGTTCGGCGGGACCGGTGTCCCTCGCACGCGAGCTGCTGGGGTACGCGCGCTCGGGGGTCTTCGTCATCCTCGTGCTGCCGCTCGCGTTCGGGAAGCTGGCGTTCGGGCTGCTCCAACCGCTGCTGCCGTTGCATGCCGAGCGCATCGCGCTCACGGATCTCGAGGTGGCTGCGCTGTTCGGCGCCACGGGCGTGCTCTTCGCCCTCATGCAGCCGGTCGCTGGCGTGGTGCGCAGGCGCTTCTCCGCCCGAGGCATGACGGCGGCGTTTGCGGCGCTCGCCGCGCTGGCCTTCGTGGCGATGGCGTTCTGGCTCGGAAAGCTGGGCTTCGTGGGCAGCTACCTCGCCTACGTGGTGTTCGGCTCGCTGCTCTTCGCGGCGAACTCCGGCCTCGTGGGGGAGACCTACCACGAGGCGCAGGACGACCACGGCAAGGTGTTCGGCGCCATGCACGCCGTGACCGACTTGGGCATGCTGGTGGGGCCGCCCGTGTTGCTGGCGCTCTACGAGCACGACGCCGCGCTCAGCTTCTTGGCGCTGACGGGCCTCGGCGTGGTCGCGACCGGCATCTTCGCCCTGGGCACGCGGAGCCGCGCACCGAGCTAG
- a CDS encoding acyl carrier protein, producing MTANEAVGRLRSILESDFQVPADRITEDAHLRTDCGLDSLALTDLAFLVQSDFGFKAEPDDFRGVTTVGALAEFVAKHAP from the coding sequence ATGACTGCGAACGAAGCCGTGGGGCGGCTGCGATCGATCCTGGAGTCCGACTTCCAGGTGCCTGCCGATCGGATCACCGAGGACGCTCACCTCCGCACGGACTGCGGCCTCGACAGCCTCGCGCTGACGGACCTGGCGTTCCTCGTGCAGTCGGACTTCGGCTTCAAGGCCGAGCCGGACGACTTCCGCGGCGTCACCACCGTGGGCGCTCTCGCGGAGTTCGTCGCCAAGCATGCCCCCTGA
- a CDS encoding AMP-binding protein — MLPFPEPRTLFALLSRAATAPGGTAGIRFVARGAEERLTYVQLLERTLARASTLEARGRGDQCILLVLGNGVDVVELLFAALSLGRVAAILPPLPPFGDVEVFAQRLARTAAKADHALVVTTPALARVLRGSATGAALDLVTTEELAPGARREPTPTSGRATALMQMTSGSLSHPKGVRLSHDALLADALAIAGRLGITPTDVGCAWVPLAHDMALISLLMVLSAGAEHILMTTESFAADPGGWLSLCHQHGVSVTVGPPYAFATAAQRLQRSKRTPDLSGLRAAVVGAEPISATLLRGVHQTLAPLGLREPLFVPAYGLAEDTCVATMGTPGTAFPTRAFRAPLVPFQSAGESRPDDPRALLLVGHGPVLSEQSLRIVDGDGEPLPDGHVGLVEIGGAARMTGYHGDPEQTALAFHGEWLRTFDYGVLVDGFLYVAGRAKDVIVLRGRNVLPEEIEAVALELEGLFGRGAVAFGTVDATGGPEQITLVVEASGDADAAGLERALQRHIADRLDVRVDRVVFVGRGEIPRTTSGKPKRGVARERWSAC; from the coding sequence ATGCTGCCATTCCCAGAACCCCGTACGCTCTTTGCGCTGCTGTCGCGTGCTGCCACAGCCCCAGGCGGCACCGCCGGCATCCGCTTCGTGGCACGGGGTGCCGAGGAGCGACTGACATATGTGCAGCTGCTCGAGCGCACCCTTGCGCGGGCCAGCACGCTCGAGGCGCGTGGGCGCGGCGACCAGTGCATCTTGCTCGTGCTCGGCAATGGCGTGGACGTGGTGGAGCTGCTCTTCGCGGCGCTGTCTCTCGGGCGAGTGGCGGCCATCCTTCCTCCGCTCCCTCCCTTCGGGGACGTCGAAGTCTTCGCCCAGCGCCTGGCGCGGACCGCCGCGAAGGCTGACCATGCCTTGGTGGTGACCACTCCTGCGCTCGCGCGTGTCCTCCGCGGCTCGGCCACGGGCGCCGCGCTGGACCTCGTGACGACCGAGGAGCTCGCCCCGGGCGCGCGTCGCGAGCCCACGCCCACCTCCGGCCGGGCTACGGCGCTCATGCAGATGACGTCGGGGTCGCTCTCGCACCCCAAAGGCGTGCGCCTCTCGCACGACGCGCTGCTCGCCGACGCGCTGGCCATCGCCGGGCGGCTCGGCATCACGCCCACCGACGTGGGCTGCGCGTGGGTGCCGCTCGCGCACGACATGGCGCTCATCTCGCTCCTCATGGTGCTCTCTGCGGGCGCCGAGCACATCCTCATGACCACGGAGAGCTTTGCGGCCGACCCGGGGGGCTGGCTGAGCCTCTGCCACCAGCATGGCGTCAGCGTCACCGTCGGGCCGCCCTATGCCTTCGCCACGGCGGCGCAGCGGCTGCAGCGCAGCAAGCGCACGCCGGACCTCTCCGGGCTGCGGGCGGCCGTGGTGGGCGCCGAGCCCATCTCCGCCACGCTCCTGCGCGGGGTGCACCAGACGCTCGCGCCGCTCGGCCTGCGTGAGCCCCTGTTCGTGCCAGCCTACGGGCTGGCCGAAGACACCTGCGTGGCCACCATGGGCACCCCCGGCACGGCGTTCCCCACGCGGGCTTTCCGTGCTCCGCTCGTGCCGTTCCAGTCGGCGGGCGAGTCCAGGCCCGACGACCCGCGCGCCCTGCTGCTCGTGGGCCATGGACCCGTGCTGTCCGAGCAGTCTCTGCGCATCGTGGATGGCGACGGTGAGCCGCTCCCGGACGGGCACGTGGGCCTCGTGGAGATTGGGGGTGCCGCGCGCATGACCGGGTATCACGGAGATCCGGAGCAGACGGCGCTCGCCTTCCATGGGGAGTGGCTGCGAACGTTCGACTACGGCGTGCTCGTCGACGGCTTTCTCTACGTCGCCGGGAGGGCGAAGGACGTCATCGTGCTGCGCGGCCGGAACGTGCTGCCGGAGGAGATCGAGGCCGTCGCGCTGGAGCTCGAGGGACTATTCGGGCGTGGCGCGGTGGCGTTCGGGACCGTGGACGCCACGGGTGGGCCCGAGCAGATCACGTTGGTGGTCGAGGCCAGCGGCGACGCCGATGCGGCGGGGCTCGAGCGCGCGCTGCAGCGGCACATCGCCGACCGTCTGGACGTGCGCGTGGACCGTGTGGTGTTCGTGGGCCGCGGAGAGATTCCGCGCACCACGAGCGGCAAGCCCAAGCGCGGGGTCGCGCGTGAACGGTGGAGCGCATGTTGA